One Gimesia aquarii DNA segment encodes these proteins:
- a CDS encoding serine/threonine protein kinase has translation MKKDSFTLLEPPSKELIQRLTKLKLCTPADLKRCRRRVKKLARGIPAFDSVWIDALVQAQKITPFQARTLESGNPEQLAIGPYLLISELGHSHKSNTYIANVPESTERCVLKITRPQSDNLDLLQQNAQKLLQSLKGLDHPSLVYPRIIKQLQDKIVIVSRYVLSATVSELLIRRGRFPVPVVLAIGAQLLDALVSLEKRKIVHSDIRPWNVRLSSNGIATLVDTGIESILSPELTIHASLPPRCYDGIAPELIGTGNFPNCQSDIYALGCLLWELLASRPPFTTGDPLAKLACHQTKTIPDIRTWAPETPDTLAEALLKLTASNPEQRPSNMQEAQNIWPTQSKMSHKILTNFYSSFDSQVIQSSERSKPKKTAQLSIVAALIFVLSGLSLTLLNEGARNQFLKITSQVSLNKQSVIKPQKATSTKDENQRATSATSQPRLIPPPNEQGIILLDSSTPYEPTKITTVGSLVIRGPAKKPAIININEDGLTIVAEQLTLENVILINLSENSSSKTQATKNTLHPSLLNVTTQSLILKSCFFAQLDDEQVEGRKIERDALYWKLIDPQKQNRSQLEIYNSMFAVSGHAIHLTQTPQSLSLINCLNITSRSTFFLEHPPEIDHQINLNLRQLTLREAGPLMLFNWNDAQIIPGAIQIEAKDCVFDLAQSALFQVAGFKPPENWLSSIGFIGEGSIASSEIRIAAWQQAKDLALEEFDASTMRIEGLSTGKFEYAAPLSLNPEDSMITEAQVPRKSALPPGIQAEQFPDFISRIQTLKN, from the coding sequence GTGAAAAAGGACTCATTCACATTGTTGGAACCTCCTTCCAAAGAATTAATTCAGCGATTAACAAAGTTAAAGCTCTGCACACCCGCTGATTTGAAGCGTTGTCGACGTAGAGTTAAAAAACTAGCAAGGGGTATTCCTGCTTTTGATTCCGTCTGGATTGATGCACTTGTCCAGGCACAGAAAATCACTCCTTTCCAGGCACGCACTTTAGAGTCAGGGAATCCGGAACAACTGGCAATTGGGCCTTATCTGCTCATCTCTGAATTAGGTCATAGCCACAAATCCAATACTTATATTGCTAATGTTCCAGAGAGTACAGAGCGCTGCGTCTTAAAAATCACCAGACCACAGTCAGATAATCTTGATCTCCTCCAACAAAATGCTCAGAAATTATTACAAAGCTTGAAAGGCTTAGATCATCCTTCTCTGGTATATCCTCGCATCATAAAACAGCTCCAAGACAAAATTGTCATTGTGAGCCGATATGTCCTATCCGCAACTGTATCTGAACTACTCATTCGAAGAGGGCGGTTTCCTGTACCTGTCGTGCTCGCGATTGGAGCCCAGCTACTTGATGCTTTAGTATCATTAGAAAAACGAAAAATTGTTCACAGTGATATTCGCCCTTGGAATGTGCGATTGAGTTCAAATGGAATTGCCACTTTAGTGGATACAGGTATTGAATCAATTCTTTCTCCTGAACTCACCATCCATGCCTCATTACCCCCTCGTTGTTACGATGGTATCGCCCCTGAATTAATTGGTACAGGCAATTTCCCGAATTGTCAAAGTGATATTTACGCACTTGGATGTTTGCTCTGGGAACTATTGGCCAGCCGCCCTCCATTTACTACCGGAGATCCATTAGCAAAACTTGCCTGCCATCAAACGAAAACAATACCAGATATTCGCACTTGGGCTCCTGAGACACCAGATACACTTGCAGAAGCTTTACTGAAATTGACTGCTTCCAATCCAGAACAACGCCCTTCGAATATGCAAGAAGCCCAAAATATCTGGCCTACTCAATCGAAGATGTCGCATAAAATACTAACGAACTTTTACTCTTCATTTGATTCTCAGGTAATTCAATCATCAGAGCGTTCTAAACCAAAGAAAACAGCTCAGTTATCAATCGTCGCTGCTTTAATTTTCGTGCTCTCAGGACTGTCATTAACACTTTTGAATGAAGGGGCGCGTAATCAATTCCTAAAAATCACCTCACAAGTTTCGCTCAATAAACAAAGTGTGATTAAGCCTCAAAAAGCAACGTCTACGAAGGATGAAAATCAACGAGCAACATCTGCAACTTCCCAACCCCGATTGATCCCTCCTCCTAACGAACAGGGAATCATTTTACTCGATTCTTCCACTCCCTATGAACCGACAAAAATTACAACTGTTGGATCTCTCGTAATCAGGGGTCCCGCAAAGAAACCTGCTATCATAAATATCAATGAAGATGGACTGACTATTGTTGCAGAACAATTGACGCTGGAAAATGTAATCCTCATTAATCTATCAGAAAATTCCTCATCAAAAACACAAGCAACAAAAAATACCCTGCATCCTTCACTTTTAAACGTCACAACTCAAAGCTTGATTTTGAAATCTTGCTTTTTTGCTCAATTGGATGATGAACAGGTAGAAGGTCGCAAGATTGAACGTGACGCCCTTTATTGGAAGCTCATTGATCCTCAAAAACAAAATAGAAGTCAGTTGGAAATTTATAATTCTATGTTTGCTGTTTCGGGGCATGCCATTCATTTGACACAGACACCACAAAGCCTTTCTCTGATAAACTGTCTGAATATCACTTCGAGATCAACCTTTTTCTTGGAACACCCACCAGAAATTGATCATCAGATCAATTTAAACTTACGACAGCTTACCCTGAGAGAGGCCGGGCCGCTCATGCTCTTTAATTGGAATGATGCCCAGATCATTCCGGGAGCAATCCAGATCGAAGCTAAAGATTGCGTCTTTGATTTGGCCCAGTCTGCGTTATTTCAAGTCGCCGGATTTAAGCCACCTGAAAATTGGCTTTCTTCAATCGGCTTTATTGGGGAAGGCTCCATTGCTTCCTCAGAAATCCGCATTGCGGCCTGGCAACAAGCAAAAGATCTGGCTTTAGAGGAGTTTGACGCTTCGACAATGCGAATTGAAGGGCTCTCTACAGGAAAATTTGAATATGCTGCCCCTCTCAGCCTTAACCCTGAAGACTCGATGATTACTGAAGCACAGGTCCCACGGAAATCCGCATTGCCTCCAGGGATTCAAGCAGAACAGTTTCCTGATTTCATTTCTCGCATACAAACTCTTAAAAACTAA
- a CDS encoding BatA domain-containing protein — protein sequence MSLIHPGLLFGIALAIIPIILHFLLRSKPKKIIFPALALLQRRKIQNSRRLKLRHLWLLLLRILIIIAIVIALSRPSLPPANYSFSTYELVMLITIIVIALLSYTGLIRYFQQHSVSQQTLNTQRTYLRGGVGLATFLLLLLFVFWPYQRRIFAEISEPLPAVSENIPVTAIFLFDTSLSMDYRQENQSRLDQAKEIAGQHLSNLPAQSRVSVLSSSSEDISPYQSDLSAVQSRIKALKTSAYSLFLDNRLRTAINRQEDDLKRSQNEQTGSQTESSGSSQYVREIYLYTDLARSAWRSQPSQLMKQQLEKLKWLGIYIIDVGVTNPQNIGISQIRLSRESVTLGNSVTLKTEIVSSGITAENTILELFTQNEKGQLIKRDQRPLSTIASSENRDNGNNAGLNQGAQLEMSLSNIDQSVTQGEVRITSSDPYLPDDVRYFTIVAEPPPHILIVSPDQNSASLWSNVLAPEKLVALNKNRYLCKVASLNEIESIPLEEFAAVYLINVSSLSVTSWQQLTKYAQKGGGVCFILGSDGNSPESMIVSFNSEAAQKLLPIELLGSLKFIPPEFLDLENNKHSLFSYFQDLGGTGELASMEISRFWRVSPTKRGQVIAHYTDSRNSPAIVEQSLGRGKVIALTTGIDAKGWSQFLFARWAYLAFADQLTRYLIHTRSNRTNYLAGEVASYQWPASANPPVSFLLRTPDLKQLPITVEQGKSSVLIPDTTAMGHYQLINNSNNQTRLATGFSVNVSARESNFQPISVEELNQFLGEGRYSLSRDMEGLKRTIRSERLGVEIFPMLAALLLIVFCLEHFTANYFYAIDQPAEASS from the coding sequence ATGTCATTAATACACCCTGGTTTATTATTTGGAATCGCTCTCGCAATCATCCCGATCATTTTGCATTTCCTGCTTCGCTCTAAACCTAAGAAAATCATTTTTCCTGCTTTAGCCTTACTCCAACGCCGTAAAATCCAAAACTCGCGTAGACTGAAATTACGGCATTTGTGGTTATTGTTACTAAGAATACTGATCATTATCGCAATTGTGATTGCACTGTCTAGACCTTCACTTCCACCTGCCAACTATAGTTTTTCAACATACGAATTGGTGATGCTGATAACCATCATCGTTATCGCGCTACTGTCATATACTGGCCTAATCCGATATTTTCAACAACACTCTGTCTCTCAACAAACTTTGAATACTCAGCGTACTTATCTGCGAGGTGGAGTCGGATTAGCGACCTTTTTGTTGTTGTTATTATTTGTTTTTTGGCCGTATCAGCGCCGAATTTTTGCAGAAATATCAGAGCCGTTACCTGCTGTTTCAGAGAACATTCCTGTCACAGCCATATTTCTGTTTGATACCAGTCTCAGTATGGATTACCGACAGGAAAATCAATCTCGCCTGGATCAAGCAAAAGAAATTGCTGGCCAACACCTAAGCAATTTGCCAGCGCAAAGTAGAGTTTCAGTGCTAAGCAGCAGCAGCGAAGATATCTCACCCTACCAATCAGACTTATCAGCAGTTCAATCCAGAATCAAAGCCCTCAAAACATCTGCCTATTCATTATTCCTGGACAATCGTTTGCGCACAGCAATCAACCGTCAGGAAGATGATTTAAAACGTAGCCAAAATGAGCAGACAGGGTCACAAACAGAATCGTCTGGATCAAGTCAATATGTACGAGAAATTTATCTATATACAGATCTAGCACGATCTGCATGGAGAAGTCAGCCTTCACAATTAATGAAACAGCAACTGGAAAAACTGAAGTGGCTGGGCATTTATATCATTGATGTCGGTGTTACCAACCCACAAAACATTGGCATTTCACAAATCCGACTCTCCCGCGAGTCAGTTACGCTCGGAAATTCTGTGACTTTAAAAACGGAAATCGTTTCTTCCGGAATCACTGCAGAAAATACGATCCTCGAATTATTCACTCAAAATGAAAAAGGACAATTGATCAAACGCGATCAACGACCACTCTCAACAATCGCTTCTTCGGAGAATAGGGACAATGGTAACAACGCTGGCTTAAATCAGGGAGCGCAATTGGAAATGAGCCTTTCAAATATTGATCAGTCAGTCACTCAGGGGGAAGTACGCATCACCTCGTCAGACCCATATTTGCCAGATGACGTTCGCTATTTCACGATCGTAGCAGAGCCACCACCTCATATTTTGATTGTCAGTCCAGATCAAAACTCCGCAAGTTTATGGAGTAATGTATTGGCACCTGAAAAACTGGTTGCTTTGAATAAAAATCGATACCTCTGCAAAGTTGCTTCTCTTAATGAAATCGAATCGATTCCGCTTGAAGAGTTTGCAGCTGTCTATTTAATCAATGTATCGAGTTTATCGGTAACAAGCTGGCAACAGTTGACAAAATATGCTCAAAAAGGAGGGGGCGTTTGCTTTATCTTAGGAAGTGACGGAAATTCACCAGAGTCTATGATTGTCTCCTTCAATTCGGAAGCAGCTCAGAAATTACTTCCCATCGAATTACTCGGATCTTTGAAATTCATCCCACCTGAATTTTTAGACCTGGAGAACAATAAACACTCACTATTTTCTTATTTTCAAGATCTGGGCGGGACAGGTGAACTTGCTTCCATGGAAATCTCTCGCTTCTGGCGTGTCAGTCCTACCAAGCGAGGGCAGGTGATTGCACACTATACCGATTCCCGAAATTCCCCTGCAATTGTTGAACAGTCTCTGGGGAGGGGGAAAGTGATCGCATTAACAACCGGTATTGACGCAAAAGGCTGGAGTCAGTTTTTGTTTGCACGCTGGGCTTATCTGGCATTCGCCGATCAATTGACCCGATACCTGATACATACAAGATCCAATCGCACAAACTATCTTGCAGGTGAAGTGGCCAGTTATCAATGGCCTGCATCCGCGAATCCCCCGGTTTCATTTCTATTAAGAACTCCCGATTTAAAGCAACTTCCGATTACAGTCGAGCAAGGAAAATCGTCCGTGTTAATCCCTGACACGACGGCTATGGGTCATTATCAACTCATTAACAACTCCAATAATCAAACTCGTTTAGCAACAGGGTTCAGCGTTAATGTGTCCGCCAGGGAAAGCAATTTTCAACCGATATCCGTTGAAGAACTTAACCAATTTTTGGGTGAAGGACGCTATAGTCTCTCACGTGATATGGAAGGGCTTAAACGAACCATTCGTAGCGAACGACTGGGTGTGGAAATTTTTCCTATGTTAGCGGCGTTACTTTTAATCGTTTTCTGTCTGGAACATTTCACAGCAAACTACTTTTACGCAATTGACCAACCAGCGGAAGCTTCTTCCTGA
- a CDS encoding DUF1080 domain-containing protein, with product MPRHTIKFVVFIALVPFMLAGCLKLESPSPAAKSNAEPQAGEVPISQKSEKTTEPASDVVPETGLTAEAIEAGWIALFDGHSLFGWKANNDVNWQVEEGIIKADMGKPGLLLTTTPFADYELKFEFRLTPKTNSGVFLRTIFDPKDPGKDCYELNLCDQLTEYPTGSIVGRSKIKEPVPPSIEWQSFIVRLEGSKIQASLNGKEILNFKDTSEQQRKIGFIGLQKNEGPIEFRKIYLKPLRMSTIFNGVDLAGWRVVPGSKSKFEVVDSTIHVTAEKQGYLETEETWDNFLFQATAKSNGTSLNSGYFFRAIKGSESGMANGYEVQIHNGIKDKDRTKPENAGTGAIFRRTEARRVVSNDHEWFTTTLAAYGSHFAVWVDGYQVTDWEDTRKPDENPRKGLRLKAGHISLQGHDPTTDLNFKNLKVSSLPAESP from the coding sequence ATGCCACGGCATACGATCAAATTCGTAGTTTTCATTGCCTTAGTTCCATTTATGTTGGCAGGTTGCCTAAAATTAGAATCACCTTCTCCTGCTGCAAAATCAAATGCAGAACCACAGGCTGGTGAAGTTCCTATATCTCAGAAATCAGAAAAAACGACTGAACCTGCCAGTGATGTGGTCCCTGAAACAGGACTCACAGCTGAAGCAATTGAAGCGGGCTGGATTGCACTATTCGATGGACATAGTTTGTTCGGATGGAAAGCTAATAACGATGTTAACTGGCAAGTTGAAGAAGGGATCATCAAGGCAGATATGGGCAAACCCGGATTATTGCTGACAACCACGCCTTTCGCCGACTATGAATTGAAGTTCGAATTTCGACTGACCCCCAAAACGAATAGCGGTGTCTTTCTCAGAACAATCTTTGATCCTAAAGATCCCGGCAAAGATTGTTATGAACTCAATCTCTGTGATCAATTAACAGAATATCCTACAGGCAGTATAGTTGGACGTAGCAAGATCAAAGAGCCAGTTCCTCCCAGTATAGAATGGCAATCATTTATCGTACGTTTGGAAGGCTCAAAGATTCAGGCTTCACTCAATGGAAAAGAAATTCTTAATTTTAAAGATACTTCAGAGCAGCAGCGTAAGATCGGTTTCATCGGTCTACAAAAAAATGAAGGCCCCATTGAGTTTCGAAAAATCTATTTAAAGCCACTTCGAATGTCAACAATCTTTAATGGTGTCGATCTCGCAGGCTGGCGTGTTGTTCCGGGATCGAAAAGTAAGTTTGAAGTCGTCGATAGCACGATTCACGTTACTGCCGAGAAACAGGGCTATTTAGAAACCGAGGAAACCTGGGATAACTTTCTCTTTCAGGCAACCGCCAAGTCAAATGGAACATCGTTAAACAGTGGCTACTTTTTTCGAGCAATCAAAGGCTCTGAAAGTGGCATGGCGAATGGATACGAGGTTCAGATTCATAATGGAATTAAAGATAAAGATCGAACCAAACCAGAAAATGCGGGGACGGGAGCAATTTTTAGAAGAACAGAGGCCCGGCGCGTTGTCTCAAATGACCATGAATGGTTTACGACAACTCTTGCCGCTTATGGATCTCATTTCGCGGTATGGGTAGATGGATATCAGGTAACGGATTGGGAAGATACGAGAAAACCAGACGAAAATCCCCGAAAGGGACTTCGCTTAAAAGCGGGACATATCAGTCTGCAAGGACATGATCCTACCACAGACTTAAACTTTAAAAATCTTAAAGTCAGTTCACTGCCTGCGGAGTCGCCTTAA
- a CDS encoding dihydroorotase, with product MKSILIKNGHIVDPSQNLDQQANLLIEDSKIKGLCDETTTADEVIDASGLIVSPGFIDIHVSLCEPGFEEDETIESGTAAALAGGVTSLGCMPNTSPVVDDRSSAEFILLQAARAANCHVFPLGAVTKNHEGKELAEIGQLVAGKAVGFTDADQPIENAEIMRCALQYTRMFDRPILNRAQVPELAEKGQMHEGFHSTVLGLKGIPAAAEEIMVNRDIALAELTRGRIHLMCISTQNSVSQIRRAKQKDIHVTADVTPHHLTLTDQMLETYDPHYKVLPPLRSQEHIDALIEGLKDGTIDAICSDHTPHASEKKTDEIIGADFGIIGLETLLPVCLQSLITPGHLTWSELIRKLTCGPAKILGLSKGTLAEGADADITLINPDIKYQLDPVSLKSSSQNTPFLGKELQGRAEIVLVSGEVRYRAEK from the coding sequence ATGAAATCAATCCTCATCAAAAATGGCCACATTGTCGATCCATCGCAAAACCTTGATCAACAGGCAAATTTGCTGATTGAAGATAGCAAAATCAAAGGTCTTTGTGATGAAACAACGACTGCCGATGAAGTCATCGATGCTTCTGGTCTTATTGTCAGTCCGGGTTTCATTGATATCCATGTTTCATTATGTGAACCTGGTTTTGAAGAAGACGAAACAATCGAAAGTGGTACTGCAGCCGCTTTGGCTGGCGGCGTCACTTCGCTGGGTTGTATGCCCAATACCTCTCCTGTTGTGGATGATCGTTCTTCTGCCGAATTCATTCTCCTTCAAGCTGCCCGCGCTGCCAATTGCCATGTCTTCCCTCTGGGTGCTGTCACCAAAAATCACGAGGGGAAAGAACTCGCCGAAATCGGACAACTTGTAGCCGGCAAAGCAGTTGGATTCACAGATGCAGATCAACCGATTGAAAATGCAGAGATCATGCGATGTGCTTTACAATATACACGCATGTTTGATCGCCCGATACTGAATCGTGCTCAGGTCCCTGAACTGGCCGAGAAAGGACAAATGCACGAAGGGTTCCATTCAACTGTACTGGGATTAAAAGGAATTCCAGCGGCTGCAGAAGAAATTATGGTGAATCGCGATATTGCACTCGCTGAATTGACTCGTGGGCGCATTCATCTGATGTGTATTTCTACACAAAATAGTGTGTCACAAATTCGACGAGCCAAACAAAAAGATATTCATGTCACCGCAGATGTGACTCCTCATCATTTAACGTTAACAGATCAGATGTTGGAGACATATGACCCCCATTATAAGGTTCTGCCTCCACTACGTTCGCAGGAACACATCGATGCTCTGATTGAAGGATTAAAAGATGGTACCATCGATGCTATCTGTTCGGACCACACACCGCATGCTTCAGAGAAAAAGACTGATGAAATTATAGGAGCAGATTTTGGAATCATCGGCCTGGAAACCTTGCTTCCTGTTTGTTTGCAGAGTCTCATTACCCCAGGACATTTAACATGGTCTGAATTGATTAGGAAATTGACTTGCGGTCCAGCTAAAATCTTGGGACTCTCAAAGGGTACGCTGGCAGAGGGCGCTGATGCAGATATCACACTGATTAACCCTGATATCAAATATCAGTTAGACCCTGTCAGCCTCAAATCCTCCAGTCAGAATACCCCATTTCTGGGGAAAGAACTGCAAGGCAGGGCAGAAATAGTCCTAGTTTCCGGTGAAGTCCGCTACAGAGCTGAAAAATAA
- a CDS encoding aspartate carbamoyltransferase catalytic subunit — protein sequence MNIDHEYRTDISNGWTRKHILGLQDLSKDELNIILNQASEFKRLAAIGETKLTPLSGTVVANLFFEPSTRTRVSFGLAAKRLSADTVDFSSSGSSLSKGESFVDTAKTIEAMGVSYVVVRHKTPGAPQLLAQHLDANILNAGDGTHEHPTQALLDIFTIREHFGKIEGLTVTLVGDILHSRVARSNIWGLKKLGAHVIVCGPTTLIPSEISNLGVEVSNNLDDVISRTDCLNLLRIQFERQRGHFFPSIREYAHLFGMNKQRINKAKEDVLILAPGPINRGVEITPDVADGPHSVILGQVSNGLIIRMACLYLLHLQRTASLGIPG from the coding sequence ATGAATATTGATCATGAGTACCGAACAGACATTTCAAACGGCTGGACCCGTAAGCATATTTTAGGATTGCAGGACCTTTCTAAAGACGAACTCAATATCATCCTTAATCAAGCATCGGAATTTAAACGTTTAGCCGCGATTGGTGAAACCAAACTCACTCCCTTGTCAGGTACCGTTGTCGCTAACTTATTCTTCGAGCCTTCAACAAGGACTCGGGTCAGTTTTGGGCTCGCAGCAAAACGACTAAGTGCAGATACTGTCGACTTTTCCTCCTCAGGAAGCAGTCTTTCTAAAGGGGAAAGCTTCGTCGACACTGCCAAAACGATCGAAGCAATGGGAGTCTCTTATGTTGTCGTCAGACATAAAACCCCCGGCGCCCCGCAACTGCTGGCTCAACACCTCGACGCAAATATTCTAAATGCGGGAGATGGTACTCACGAACATCCGACTCAAGCATTACTTGATATTTTCACGATTCGGGAGCACTTCGGCAAAATTGAAGGACTTACAGTGACTCTGGTCGGCGATATTCTTCACAGCAGAGTCGCACGTTCCAATATTTGGGGGCTTAAGAAACTAGGCGCGCATGTCATTGTCTGTGGGCCAACCACTCTCATTCCCAGTGAAATTTCTAACCTGGGTGTTGAAGTTTCAAATAATCTTGATGATGTCATCAGCAGAACTGACTGCCTGAATTTACTGAGGATCCAGTTTGAGCGACAGCGAGGACATTTTTTCCCATCCATACGTGAGTACGCACATCTATTCGGCATGAATAAACAAAGAATCAACAAAGCCAAAGAGGATGTTCTCATCCTGGCACCTGGCCCCATCAACCGAGGTGTTGAAATCACTCCTGATGTAGCTGATGGCCCTCATTCAGTTATTCTGGGACAAGTCAGTAATGGTTTAATCATCCGCATGGCCTGTCTTTATCTTCTTCATCTACAGCGTACTGCTTCCTTGGGGATACCGGGATGA